Proteins encoded in a region of the Spiribacter sp. 1M189 genome:
- a CDS encoding P-II family nitrogen regulator, which translates to MQTHKAKRVEIIIESIMEERLSAALIKAGVTGFSVLPVLGGSGRSGHWSGEGQISRVGGMVNVVCIVRPERVDTLLDAAFAVVERHIGVVSVVDCEVLRAERF; encoded by the coding sequence ATGCAGACCCACAAGGCGAAGCGCGTCGAGATCATTATCGAGTCGATCATGGAGGAGCGCCTGAGTGCGGCACTGATCAAGGCCGGCGTGACCGGATTCAGCGTGCTGCCGGTGCTGGGTGGCTCGGGCCGGTCCGGCCACTGGAGCGGTGAGGGCCAGATCAGCCGCGTCGGTGGCATGGTCAACGTAGTCTGCATCGTCCGGCCAGAGCGTGTGGATACACTGCTTGATGCCGCCTTCGCGGTCGTCGAGCGGCACATTGGCGTCGTCAGCGTGGTCGACTGCGAGGTGCTGCGAGCGGAACGCTTCTAG
- a CDS encoding sodium-dependent bicarbonate transport family permease yields the protein MEGTLALAANNLTSPIILFFVLGVLAAFARSDLSIPEAIAKGLSIYLLFAIGFKGGASVASHGVDATLILSLIAGIILSFAIPLVAFGLLRVMSKLSVTDAAAVAGHYGSISIVTFVAATSVAESAGLSPEGYMVAVAAVMEAPAILSALWIIARFGKESAGMEEGLVREILLNGSIVLLVGSFLIGWITGDEGMNMIAPFIQAPFQGVLCLFLLDMGLVAGRGLREAKSVLTAGLFAFGLVMPLIGSVFGLAAGLLLGLSPGGVLLFMTLAASASYIAVPAAMRVALPEANPSIYLTLSLGVTFPFNLTLGIPIYLAVSQTLTGG from the coding sequence ATGGAAGGCACACTGGCGCTGGCGGCGAACAACCTGACGTCGCCGATCATTCTTTTCTTCGTGCTCGGCGTCCTCGCGGCATTTGCCCGATCGGATCTCTCGATTCCCGAGGCCATCGCCAAAGGCCTGTCGATCTACCTGCTGTTCGCCATCGGCTTCAAGGGTGGCGCAAGCGTGGCCTCGCATGGCGTCGATGCCACCCTGATCCTGTCGCTGATCGCGGGCATAATCCTCTCGTTCGCCATTCCGCTGGTGGCCTTTGGTCTGCTCCGCGTGATGTCGAAACTCTCGGTCACCGATGCCGCCGCCGTGGCCGGTCACTATGGCTCGATCTCCATCGTCACCTTCGTCGCCGCCACCTCCGTGGCAGAGTCCGCCGGGCTCTCGCCGGAGGGCTACATGGTCGCGGTGGCCGCGGTCATGGAAGCACCGGCGATCCTCTCGGCGCTCTGGATCATCGCCCGCTTTGGCAAGGAATCCGCCGGAATGGAGGAAGGCCTCGTCCGCGAGATCCTGCTGAACGGCTCCATCGTGCTGCTGGTGGGCTCGTTCCTGATCGGCTGGATCACCGGCGACGAGGGGATGAACATGATCGCCCCGTTCATCCAGGCGCCGTTCCAGGGTGTGCTCTGCCTGTTCCTGCTCGACATGGGGCTGGTGGCCGGACGCGGCCTGCGCGAGGCGAAATCCGTACTCACCGCCGGTCTGTTCGCCTTCGGTCTGGTGATGCCGCTGATCGGCTCCGTGTTTGGCCTCGCCGCGGGCCTGCTGCTCGGGCTGAGCCCGGGCGGTGTCCTGCTTTTCATGACGCTGGCGGCGTCGGCGTCCTACATCGCGGTGCCGGCGGCTATGCGGGTGGCGTTGCCTGAGGCCAACCCGTCCATCTACCTCACCCTGTCATTGGGTGTAACCTTCCCTTTCAACCTCACCCTCGGCATCCCGATCTATCTCGCGGTGTCGCAGACGCTGACCGGAGGCTGA
- the rd gene encoding rubredoxin encodes MTAGKSEMPYRQYLCVVCGYIYDEAAGDPDGGLAPGTRFEDIPDDWVCPDCGVSKADFVPLEEAVKERPANAPQSPRLAENAAQTVIIGSGMAGWAAAEALRRADPERAIVVITSDNGAFYPKPRLSTAAGEGLTPDDLILNDGTAQAARLGVTLMAHTRALCIDRERRRVLTPRGGVPYAQLILALGATQRPLPLPPGSSGQPMSVNALNDYRQLRSTIDDRTASVLIIGGGLIGCEFANDLTVAGHEVTLVERSDRLLASLIPHGASEALRSHLAFADVRIHTGRTIQNLVGNPEQGFSARLDDGGHWQGDIVISALGLAPSTGLADAAGLRTSRGIVVDSKLCTSDPLIRALGDCVEYQGAVRPYVRALRRQAEIIAASLTGGDAAYDGTPDTINIKTTLYPLAVREPIEAGEWHQLDSDRWIHYAGDRCDGFALGGPALADSKRAEQWLGGKA; translated from the coding sequence ATGACGGCGGGTAAAAGCGAGATGCCCTACCGCCAGTACCTATGTGTGGTCTGCGGCTATATCTATGATGAGGCCGCGGGCGACCCGGACGGAGGCCTGGCACCGGGAACGCGATTCGAAGACATTCCGGACGACTGGGTCTGTCCCGACTGCGGCGTCAGCAAGGCGGACTTCGTTCCGCTTGAAGAGGCAGTCAAGGAGCGACCGGCCAATGCGCCGCAAAGCCCCCGGCTCGCCGAGAACGCCGCCCAGACCGTGATCATCGGCTCGGGCATGGCCGGCTGGGCGGCTGCAGAGGCATTGCGCCGCGCCGACCCGGAACGGGCCATTGTGGTGATCACGTCGGACAATGGCGCCTTCTACCCCAAGCCCCGACTCTCGACCGCGGCGGGGGAAGGGCTCACACCCGATGACTTGATCCTGAATGATGGCACAGCGCAGGCAGCCAGGCTCGGCGTGACATTAATGGCTCACACCCGCGCACTATGCATCGACCGGGAGCGACGGCGGGTGCTGACGCCGAGGGGTGGCGTCCCCTACGCGCAGTTAATTCTGGCACTGGGCGCCACGCAACGCCCACTCCCGCTACCACCGGGAAGCAGCGGCCAGCCGATGAGCGTAAACGCGCTAAATGATTACCGCCAACTTCGCTCGACGATTGATGACAGAACAGCGTCGGTGCTGATTATTGGTGGCGGGCTGATCGGCTGCGAGTTTGCCAACGACCTCACCGTTGCCGGCCATGAGGTCACCCTGGTTGAGCGGTCAGACCGGCTGCTGGCATCACTCATTCCGCACGGAGCGTCGGAGGCACTACGCTCGCATCTGGCCTTCGCTGATGTCCGAATCCATACCGGGCGAACCATCCAGAACCTGGTGGGCAATCCCGAGCAGGGTTTTTCCGCCCGCCTCGACGACGGCGGCCATTGGCAAGGCGATATCGTAATCAGTGCACTGGGTCTGGCTCCCAGCACGGGACTGGCCGACGCGGCCGGACTGCGGACCTCGCGTGGTATCGTTGTCGACTCAAAGCTGTGCACCAGCGACCCGCTCATCCGTGCACTAGGCGACTGCGTTGAATACCAGGGTGCGGTTCGGCCCTACGTCCGGGCTCTTCGCCGTCAGGCGGAGATCATCGCGGCGTCGTTGACTGGCGGCGATGCCGCCTATGACGGGACGCCGGATACCATCAACATCAAGACCACGCTTTATCCCCTTGCCGTCCGTGAACCGATCGAAGCCGGGGAATGGCACCAGCTGGATAGCGATCGCTGGATCCATTACGCAGGCGACCGCTGCGATGGATTCGCCCTGGGCGGTCCGGCTTTGGCCGACAGCAAACGGGCCGAGCAGTGGCTCGGCGGCAAAGCCTGA